Proteins encoded within one genomic window of Alteribacter populi:
- a CDS encoding metal ABC transporter solute-binding protein, Zn/Mn family produces MNCIKPTLFYSTLVLSVFLVACGEEQDDTERDQTYGEEANEESADPLHVYTTLFPLEDFANRIGGEHVEVENIIPPGTDAHTFEPTAQKMISVAEGDLFVYNGAGFEGFADMIDDVLDGENVEILEAVNGIDLIDFDHEHSHDHSHEEDEHGHDEGHDHSHEEDEHGHDEGHDHGHEEDEHDHGDKDPHVWLDPIRAIDLAENIKEALVELRPEGKENFEENFEDLKAELEILDEEFQEMADNKGQDTIIVSHAGYGYWDERYGIHQIGIAGLSPSNEPSIQQVQEAIEFAEENNINYVMFEQNIPTKVAETVREQIGAEDLWLHNLEALTEEDSEKDEDYFSLMRRNIDMLHSALQ; encoded by the coding sequence TTGAATTGCATAAAACCAACATTATTTTATTCAACCCTTGTTTTGTCGGTATTTCTTGTCGCATGTGGTGAAGAGCAGGATGATACAGAACGAGATCAAACATACGGGGAAGAAGCGAATGAAGAATCAGCTGATCCACTTCATGTTTATACTACCCTCTTCCCTCTTGAGGATTTTGCAAATCGAATTGGAGGAGAACATGTAGAAGTAGAGAACATTATCCCTCCCGGAACAGATGCTCATACGTTTGAGCCTACAGCACAAAAGATGATCAGTGTGGCAGAAGGAGATTTGTTTGTTTATAACGGGGCAGGTTTCGAAGGCTTTGCTGATATGATTGATGATGTATTAGACGGTGAAAACGTAGAAATTCTTGAAGCAGTAAATGGCATTGATTTAATTGATTTTGACCATGAACATAGTCACGATCATAGTCATGAAGAGGATGAACATGGACACGATGAAGGTCACGATCATAGTCATGAAGAGGATGAACATGGACACGATGAAGGTCACGATCACGGTCATGAAGAGGATGAACACGATCACGGTGACAAAGATCCACACGTCTGGTTAGATCCAATCCGTGCAATTGATTTAGCTGAAAACATTAAAGAAGCTCTTGTTGAACTACGTCCTGAAGGTAAGGAGAATTTTGAAGAGAACTTTGAAGACCTGAAAGCTGAGCTTGAAATACTAGACGAAGAATTCCAAGAGATGGCAGACAATAAAGGGCAGGATACGATTATAGTCTCTCATGCTGGGTACGGTTACTGGGATGAACGCTACGGTATTCACCAAATCGGTATTGCGGGATTATCTCCAAGTAATGAGCCATCTATCCAACAAGTGCAGGAAGCGATTGAATTTGCAGAGGAAAATAACATTAACTACGTTATGTTTGAACAAAACATTCCAACAAAGGTAGCTGAAACCGTCCGTGAACAAATTGGTGCTGAAGATCTTTGGCTTCATAACCTTGAGGCATTGACAGAAGAGGATTCGGAGAAAGACGAAGATTATTTCAGTTTAATGAGACGAAATATTGATATGCTGCATTCAGCATTACAGTAA
- a CDS encoding BrxA/BrxB family bacilliredoxin, which produces MDFQLFMNDVVQTARKDMVDAGYQELTTPEEVDEVFGKGGTSLVLINSVCGCAGGIARPSAHYMKNYEVQADHYVTVFAGQDREATGRAREYFEGFEPSSPSFALVKDGKIQTMLERHEIEGHEPIEVVQKLEKAFDTYFKG; this is translated from the coding sequence ATGGATTTTCAACTTTTTATGAATGATGTCGTGCAAACTGCACGTAAAGACATGGTAGATGCAGGTTACCAAGAGCTAACTACACCTGAAGAGGTAGATGAAGTATTTGGTAAAGGTGGAACTTCACTCGTGCTTATAAACTCTGTATGTGGATGTGCTGGTGGGATTGCTCGTCCTTCTGCCCATTATATGAAGAACTATGAAGTGCAAGCGGATCATTATGTAACCGTCTTTGCCGGACAAGATCGCGAAGCAACTGGTCGTGCAAGAGAATATTTTGAAGGGTTTGAACCTTCTTCACCTTCATTTGCTCTTGTAAAAGATGGTAAAATCCAAACGATGCTTGAGCGTCATGAAATTGAAGGCCACGAACCGATTGAAGTTGTTCAAAAGCTTGAAAAAGCATTCGATACGTATTTCAAAGGTTAA